One Narcine bancroftii isolate sNarBan1 chromosome 3, sNarBan1.hap1, whole genome shotgun sequence DNA window includes the following coding sequences:
- the LOC138759016 gene encoding cysteine dioxygenase type 1-like isoform X2, giving the protein MILCWGEGHGSSIHDHVDSHCFLKILQGQLKETLFNFPDVNQKNQELSKKLESIYDENQCTYINDKIGLHRVENESHTEPAISLHLYSPPFDSCHCFDERTGYKTKVKLTFWSRFGERTPWETLESKENN; this is encoded by the exons CAGTATCCATGACCATGTAGACTCGCATTGCTTCTTGAAGATACTTCAAGGACAGCTAAAAGAAACACTGTTTAATTTCCCAGACGTTAATCAAAAGAACCAAGAACTGAGCAAGAAATTGGAGTCCATCTACGATGAAAATCAGTGTACCTACATCAATG ACAAAATTGGGCTGCATCGAGTCGAAAATGAGAGCCACACAGAACCTGCAATCAGCCTTCACCTGTACAGTCCACCATTTGACAGCTGCCATTGCTTTGATGAAAGAACAGGGTACAAGACTAAGGTCAAATTGACTTTCTGGAGCAGATTTGGTGAAAGAACTCCTTGG GAAACTTTGGAATCAAAAGAAAACAATTGA